From Phragmites australis chromosome 5, lpPhrAust1.1, whole genome shotgun sequence, a single genomic window includes:
- the LOC133918646 gene encoding V-type proton ATPase subunit B 2, whose protein sequence is MGLAKDGAEMEEGTLEIGMEYRTVSGVAGPLVILDKVKGPKYQEIVNIRLGDGTTRRGQVLEVDGEKAVVQVFEGTSGIDNKYTTVQFTGEVLKTPVSLDMLGRIFNGSGKPIDNGPPILPEAYLDISGSSINPSERTYPEEMIQTGISTIDVMNSIARGQKIPLFSAAGLPHNEIAAQICRQAGLVKRLENSGKHAEGGEDDNFAIVFAAMGVNMETAQFFKRDFEENGSMERVTLFLNLANDPTIERIITPRIALTTAEYLAYECGKHVLVILTDMSSYADALREVSAAREEVPGRRGYPGYMYTDLATIYERAGRIEGRKGSITQIPILTMPNDDITHPTPDLTGYITEGQIYIDRQLHNRQIYPPINVLPSLSRLMKSAIGEGMTRRDHSDVSNQLYANYAIGKDVQAMKAVVGEEALSSEDLLYLEFLDKFERKFVTQGAYDTRNIFQSLDLAWTLLRIFPRELLHRIPAKTLDQYYSRDAAH, encoded by the exons AGTATAGAACTGTCTCTGGTGTGGCAGGGCCACTGGTTATCTTGGACAAAGTAAAG GGCCCAAAGTATCAGGAAATTGTGAACATTCGTTTGGGAGATGGCACCACTCGTCGTGGCCAAGTCCTGGAAGTCGATGGTGAAAAGGCTGTTGTGCAG GTCTTTGAAGGTACCTCAGGGATAGACAACAAGTATACTACTGTGCAGTTTACAGGCGAG GTTCTAAAAACTCCTGTCTCACTTGATATGCTTGGGCGCATTTTTAATGGTTCTGGAAAACCTATTGATAATGGTCCCCCAATATTGCCTGAGGCTTACCTGGATATTTCTG GAAGTTCTATCAACCCCAGTGAGAGAACCTATCCAGAAGAGATGATTCAAACAGGAATATCCACCATTGATGTGATGAACTCAATTGCACGTGGGCAAAAAATTCCTCTCTTTTCTGCTGCTGGGCTTCCTCACAATGAAATTGCTGCTCAGATATGTCGTCAGGCTGGTCTTGTTAAAAGACTGGAGAATTCTGGCAAGCATGCAGAG GGTGGTGAAGATGACAACTTTGCCATTGTGTTTGCTGCTATGGGAGTAAATATGGAAACAGCCCAATTTTTCAAACGTGACTTTGAAGAAAACGGTTCAATGGAGCGGGTCACTCTTTTTCTGAATCTG GCAAATGATCCTACTATTGAACGTATTATCACTCCTCGAATTGCTCTAACAACAGCCGAATATTTGGCATATGAATGTGGGAAGCATGTTCTCGTCATTCTGACAGATATGAGCTCATATGCAGATGCACTTCGAGAG GTATCAGCAGCACGAGAAGAGGTGCCTGGTAGGCGTGGTTATCCTGGTTATATGTATACTGATCTGGCGACCATATATGAGCGTGCTGGGCGTATTGAAGGAAGAAAAGGCTCAATTACTCAAATTCCTATTCTAACTATGCCTAATGATG ATATCACGCATCCAACTCCGGATCTTACAGGATACATTACTGAAGGACAGATATACATTGATAGACAGCTCCATAATAGACAG ATATACCCACCCATCAACGTTCTGCCATCTCTCTCTCGTTTGATGAAG AGTGCTATTGGTGAGGGTATGACACGCCGAGATCATTCAGATGTGTCCAACCAG CTTTATGCCAACTATGCAATTGGGAAGGATGTTCAAGCTATGAAAGCTGTTGTTGGAGAGGAGGCCCTTTCATCCGAGGATCTG CTCTATCTAGAATTTCTTGATAAGTTTGAGAGGAAGTTTGTAACACAAGGAGCATACGACACTCGAAACATTTTTCAGTCACTTGATTTGGCATGGACATTGCTTCGCATCTTCCCTCGTGAACTTCTCCATCGGATTCCTGCAAAGACCTTGGATCAATACTACAGCAGGGATGCCGCCCATTGA
- the LOC133918648 gene encoding probable beta-1,4-xylosyltransferase IRX10 isoform X3 has product MRQQHHACSRAHQVGALLLVAATFVLTRLFDRLLLPDTSASSSYSSSSFFGAADAALRIYVYAEGEIDGLRALLRGRDGTVPAATCLKGQWGTQVKIHQFLLNSRFRTLNKDEANLFFVPSYVKCVRMTGALSDKEINHTYVKVLSQMPYFRRSGGRDHIFVFPSGAGAHLFRSWSTFLNRSIILTPELESPELKLSGPNKLGRIDYFKHLRNAKFCLAPRGESSWTLRFYESFFVECVPVILSDEVELPFQNVIDYSKISIKWPSSRIGPELLGYLESIPDERIEEMIGRGREMRCMWVYAVDAEPCSAMSGILWELQRKVRRFHQSPETFWLHNRSIVNRDLVEFHSWRSPVPLP; this is encoded by the exons atGCGGCAGCAGCACCACGCCTGCAGCCGGGCCCACCAGGTGGGCGCCCTCCTCCTGGTCGCCGCCACCTTCGTCCTCACCCGTCTAttcgaccgcctcctcctccccgacacaTCTGCTTCGTCATcgtactcctcctcctccttctttggAGCTGCAGACGCCGCACTCCGCATCTATGTCTACGCCGAGGGCGAGATCGACGGCCTGCGCGCCCTGCTCCGCGGCCGCGACGGCACCGTCCCCGCTGCCACCTGCCTCAAGGGCCAGTGGGGCACCCAG GTGAAGATCCACCAGTTTCTTCTCAACTCAAGGTTTAGAACACTCAACAAGGACGAAGCAAATCTCTTCTTCGTTCCCAGCTATGTTAAGTGTGTTCGCATGACAGGGGCACTCAGTGATAAAGAAATCAATCACACCTATGTCAAG GTTCTCAGTCAGATGCCATATTTCCGTAGATCAGGTGGGCGTGACCACATTTTTGTCTTCCCAAG TGGTGCTGGAGCTCACCTATTTCGCTCATGGTCGACATTTCTGAATCGATCTATCATCCTTACTCCAGAG CTGGAGTCTCCAGAACTGAAGTTGTCTGGCCCTAACAAATTGGGAAGGATCGATTACTTCAAGCACCTGAGGAATGCAAAGTTCTGCTTGGCTCCTCGTGGCGAGTCGTCGTGGACACTTCGGTTTTATGAATCCTTCTTTGTG GAATGTGTGCCAGTGATCTTGTCAGATGAAGTTGAGCTTCCTTTCCAGAATGTTATCGACTACAGCAAAATATCAATAAAGTGGCCGTCATCTAGGATTGGGCCCGAGCTCCTCGGGTACCTTGAATCGATACCAG ATGAAAGGATCGAGGAAATGATTGGTCGTGGACGCGAGATGAGATGCATGTGGGTGTATGCGGTAGATGCAGAGCCGTGCTCCGCCATGAGCGGTATCCTGTGGGAGCTGCAGAGGAAGGTGCGGCGGTTCCATCAATCGCCGGAAACGTTCTGGCTGCACAACAGGTCGATCGTGAACAGAGATCTGGTTGAGTTCCACAGCTGGAGAAGCCCTGTTCCGTTACCATGA
- the LOC133917789 gene encoding transcription factor ICE1-like, producing MGSSKCGRASTPRERSDGEEEDDDESTRERKSSRWRASAGGGGGFRGAGQERDRRRRGLGSLSSREHREMGRNAGEEEDDKKRKAAAVTVGVSSGAGDTVLDDADDDGVSIDASGMNCDSEDTRGIEESSKKDDKDSNANSMVTGGGVGDRPAKNLMAERRRRKKLNGQIYMLRSIVPKISR from the exons ATGGGGTCATCCAAGTGCGGCCGGGCCTCCACTCCACGCGAGCGCAGtgatggggaggaggaggacgacgacgagtcTACGAGAGAGAGGAAGAGTTCGAGGTGGCGTGCttcggcgggaggaggaggcgggttCCGCGGCGCCGGCCAAGAGAGGGATCGCCGGCGGCGGGGGCTGGGGTCGCTGTCGTCTCGAGAACACCGAGAAATGGGA CGCAACGctggtgaggaggaggacgacaagAAGCGCAAGGCGGCGGCAGTGACGGTGGGCGTGTCCTCGGGCGCCGGCGACACAGTGTTGGATGACGCTGATGACGACGGCGTGAGCATCGATGCGTCCGGGATGAACTGTGACTCGGAGGACACGAGGGGCATCGAGGAGAGCAGCAAGAAGGACGACAAGGACTCAAACGCCAACAGCATGGTGACAGGCGGTGGTGTGGGCGACAGGCCGGCCAAGAACCTCATGGCCGAGCGTCGTCGGCGGAAGAAGCTCAATGGCCAGATCTACATGCTCCGGTCcattgtgcccaagatcagccGATGA
- the LOC133918647 gene encoding ATP-dependent RNA helicase drs1-like produces the protein MGRPEGMHMVLERIEGHISHKSQEKKAAPEKELSTTLSDKKKCFACNERLHNLDQCKIKGSFVTVAELFGHATRFPFYMIQPSEEVVAKEKFYHHCLLITSNISNLDLGRVKDELQKFWKLSNDWELRRECRKNFIASFSSEDDLISCLKHPEMETSLDDKEMKFTVTRWKEGGEENIDLIRQWFLVCGVPRIYRNWKELYQVASAFGVLVEVDEESLEVEDKEPIRLKIALRNLDGTPFSYHFVFGWSSRMVTFTIEDKVKSIEQQRKELEEWNGKDRLDGFNKESEDKRNIAIGMPPGSCHNTRIVASTGNHALDLEGCSNKVHKKELNTAQAGILLEEPKFIEELRFDREIKENKTNAPAVTTINSKKTTEKSSKAEVAHPIGGSSTNMIGEEHFRGIPKPPVIHVFKRRAKKQQGSIEQKVNEALNNSSSKKLDKGMDPDSTSYATRIGALTGCDMLDFQSCSEKEHGKELNMAEKAIAGERPKPVEEFGAYRENKDNNEAPDAATINSKKKQTTDDTSKTETTQLISGSSTFMIKRIHKKGVDMDGVGPEGVQFHERQYASKVDARLAQNSKEFSAHNDICDSFSEMGLPENLLKGIYAYGLEKASAIHQRGIVPLCKGLDVILQALSGTTVTLCCGVLQQLDYGSEECQALVLVPTRDLAQETEKVIRALGKFLGVKAHACSGGTSIREDQQILSSGVQVIVGTPGRVLDMLQRRALCPDHIRTFVLDEADELLTGGFKDQTCNVIQLLPPKIQVGLLSATFSNEALEFSRRFMDKPVTIIVPRDEELRSISVKQLYVKVEKEEVKLGKVCDLFDTMAITQSVIFVNTRRKVKSLIEKIKGKGYTVSASHGSMDQHARDTAIQEFQSGSSRILIATDLRGTDVVQVPVVINYDLPTQPVKYIRRVQQGGQSGRKGVVISFVTRVDERILLDIQRFCNGQVGELPSDIADLLVGYGVQN, from the exons ATGGGGCGACCAGAGGGCATGCACATGGTTTTGGAAAGGATTGAAGGGCATATTTCACATAAGAGCCAAGAAAAGAAGGCTGCGCCGGAAAAAGAACTATCAACTACTTTATCAGATAAAAAGAAGTGCTTTGCTTGTAATGAGAGATTGCACAATTTGGATCAATGCAAGATAAAAGGAAGTTTTGTTACTGTGGCAGAGCTATTTGGCCATGCTACAAGATTTCCATTTTACATGATTCAACCTTCAGAAGAGGTAGTTGCAAAAGAGAAATTTTACCATCACTGCCTGCTGATCACATCTAATATCAGTAACTTGGACCTGGGTAGAGTGAAAGATGAACTACAAAAATTTTGGAAGCTGTCTAATGACTGGGAATTAAGAAGAGAATGCAGAAAGAATTTCATAGCATCCTTCAGCTCGGAGGATGACCTAATCAGCTGTTTAAAGCATCCCGAAATGGAAACATCGCTGGATGATAAGGAGATGAAATTCACTGTAACAAGGTGGAAGGAAGGTGGTGAGGAAAATATTGACTTGATTAGGCAATGGTTTCTAGTGTGTGGGGTGCCAAGAATATACAGAAACTGGAAGGAGTTATATCAAGTTGCCTCTGCATTTGGAGTGTtggttgaggtggatgaggaaAGTTTGGAAGTTGAGGATAAGGAGCCTATTAGGTTGAAGATAGCATTAAGAAATCTTGATGGAACCCCCTTCTCCTATCACTTTGTGTTTGGATGGTCTTCTAGAATGGTCACGTTCACAATAGAGGACAAAGTAAAAAGTATAGAACAACAAAGGAAGGAATTAGAAGAATGGAATGGTAAAGATcgtcttgatggcttcaataaGGAATCTGAAGACAAAAGGAACATAGCTATTGGGATGCCTCCAGGCAGCTGCCATAACACAAGGATTGTAGCTTCAACAGGCAACCATGCGTTAGACTTGGAAGGTTGCTCGAACAAGGTGCATAAAAAGGAACTGAATACAGCACAAGCAGGTATATTGCTGGAAGAGCCAAAGTTTATTGAGGAGTTAAGATTTGACAGAGAgatcaaagaaaacaaaacaaatgctCCAGCAGTCACTACGATAAACTCCAAGAAAACAACTGAAAAAAGTTCAAAAGCTGAAGTGGCACACCCCATAGGTGGTAGTTCAACAAACATGATTGGAGAAGAGCACTTCAGAG GTATACCAAAGCCTCCTGTCATACATGTGTTCAAAAGAAGAGCTAAGAAACAGCAAGGATCAATTGAGCAAAAAGTTAATGAAGCATTAAACAACAGCTCATCAAAGAAACTGGATAAAGGGATGGATCCAGATAGCACCAGTTATGCCACAAGGATTGGAGCTTTGACAGGGTGCGATATGTTGGATTTCCAAAGTTGTTCAGAAAAGGAACATGGGAAGGAACTGAATATGGCAGAAAAAGCTATAGCAGGGGAAAGACCAAAGCCGGTTGAAGAGTTTGGAGCATATAGGGAGAACAAAGACAACAATGAGGCTCCAGATGCTGCTACAATCAACTCTAAGAAGAAGCAAACAACAGACGACACGTCAAAAACTGAAACAACACAGTTGATCAGTGGAAGTTCAACATTCATGATTAAGAGGATACACAAAAAAG GTGTTGACATGGATGGAGTGGGACCTGAAGGAGTTCAGTTCCATGAAAGGCAATATGCCTCTAAAGTGGATGCACG GCTTGCTCAAAATTCCAAAGAATTCAGCGCACACAATGATATTTGTGACAGTTTCAGTGAGATGGGTCTTCCAGAAAACCTACTGAAGGGAATATATGCTTATG GTCTGGAGAAGGCTTCTGCAATCCATCAAAGAGGAATTGTTCCCTTATGTAAGGGTCTGGATGTTATCCTGCAGGCTTTGTCTGGAACAACTGTTACACTTTGCTGTGGAGTTCTGCAGCAACTTGACTATGGATCTGAAGAATGCCAAGCTTTGGTTCTTGTACCAACACGTGACTTGGCGCAGGAGACCGAGAAAGTTATTCGAGCACTTGGTAAGTTCCTTGGTGTTAAAGCACATGCTTGTTCTGGAGGCACTAGTATCCGTGAGGACCAGCAAATTCTGTCAAGCGGAGTTCAAGTCATCGTTGGCACTCCTGGTCGCGTTCTTGACATGCTTCAAAGGCGAGCACTCTGTCCAGATCACATTAGAACGTTTGTTTTGGATGAGGCAGATGAACTACTCACAGGAGGTTTCAAGGACCAG aCTTGTAATGTTATCCAGCTTCTCCCACCCAAAATCCAGGTTGGACTCCTCTCTGCCACCTTTTCCAATGAAGCCCTTGAGTTTAGCCGCAGGTTCATGGATAAGCCTGTGACAATTATTGTGCCAAGAGATGAAGAACTAAGGAGTATCAGTGTCAAGCAGTTATATGTCAAAGTTGAGAAGGAAGAAGTGAAGCTTGGTAAAGTGTGTGATCTTTTTGACACTATGGCAATCACACAAAGCGTCATCTTTGTGAACACGCGGCGCAAGGTCAAGTCGCTCATAGAAAAGATTAAAGGCAAGGGTTACACTGTCTCGGCAAGCCATGGCAGCATGGATCAGCACGCCAGGGACACTGCCATCCAGGAGTTCCAATCCGGATCATCCCGTATTCTCATTGCCACCGACCTTCGTGGCACTGATGTGGTGCAGGTCCCTGTTGTCATCAACTATGATCTGCCCACACAACCAGTGAAATACATCCGTCGTGTTCAACAAGGTGGACAGTCTGGAAGGAAGGGTGTGGTCATCAGTTTCGTAACTCGTGTTGATGAGCGCATCCTCCTTGACATCCAGAGATTTTGCAATGGCCAGGTAGGCGAGCTACCTTCCGATATCGCTGACCTCTTGGTGGGCTATGGTGTGCAGAACTGA
- the LOC133918648 gene encoding probable glucuronosyltransferase Os03g0107900 isoform X1, whose translation MRQQHHACSRAHQVGALLLVAATFVLTRLFDRLLLPDTSASSSYSSSSFFGAADAALRIYVYAEGEIDGLRALLRGRDGTVPAATCLKGQWGTQVKIHQFLLNSRFRTLNKDEANLFFVPSYVKCVRMTGALSDKEINHTYVKVLSQMPYFRRSGGRDHIFVFPSGAGAHLFRSWSTFLNRSIILTPEGDRTDKRGTSAFNTWKDIIVPGNVDDSMVKSNARAVQPIPLTKRKYLANFLGRAQGKVGRLRLVELAKQYPDKLESPELKLSGPNKLGRIDYFKHLRNAKFCLAPRGESSWTLRFYESFFVECVPVILSDEVELPFQNVIDYSKISIKWPSSRIGPELLGYLESIPDERIEEMIGRGREMRCMWVYAVDAEPCSAMSGILWELQRKVRRFHQSPETFWLHNRSIVNRDLVEFHSWRSPVPLP comes from the exons atGCGGCAGCAGCACCACGCCTGCAGCCGGGCCCACCAGGTGGGCGCCCTCCTCCTGGTCGCCGCCACCTTCGTCCTCACCCGTCTAttcgaccgcctcctcctccccgacacaTCTGCTTCGTCATcgtactcctcctcctccttctttggAGCTGCAGACGCCGCACTCCGCATCTATGTCTACGCCGAGGGCGAGATCGACGGCCTGCGCGCCCTGCTCCGCGGCCGCGACGGCACCGTCCCCGCTGCCACCTGCCTCAAGGGCCAGTGGGGCACCCAG GTGAAGATCCACCAGTTTCTTCTCAACTCAAGGTTTAGAACACTCAACAAGGACGAAGCAAATCTCTTCTTCGTTCCCAGCTATGTTAAGTGTGTTCGCATGACAGGGGCACTCAGTGATAAAGAAATCAATCACACCTATGTCAAG GTTCTCAGTCAGATGCCATATTTCCGTAGATCAGGTGGGCGTGACCACATTTTTGTCTTCCCAAG TGGTGCTGGAGCTCACCTATTTCGCTCATGGTCGACATTTCTGAATCGATCTATCATCCTTACTCCAGAG GGTGACCGTACTGACAAACGAGGTACAAGTGCATTTAATACATGGAAAGATATTATTGTACCCGGTAATGTGGACGATTCTATGGTGAAGTCCAATGCGCGTGCTGTCCAACCGATCCCATTAACGAAAAGGAAATACCTAGCAAACTTCCTTGGACGTGCCCAGGGAAAAGTAGGCCGCCTTCGACTGGTGGAGCTTGCAAAGCAGTATCCTGACAAG CTGGAGTCTCCAGAACTGAAGTTGTCTGGCCCTAACAAATTGGGAAGGATCGATTACTTCAAGCACCTGAGGAATGCAAAGTTCTGCTTGGCTCCTCGTGGCGAGTCGTCGTGGACACTTCGGTTTTATGAATCCTTCTTTGTG GAATGTGTGCCAGTGATCTTGTCAGATGAAGTTGAGCTTCCTTTCCAGAATGTTATCGACTACAGCAAAATATCAATAAAGTGGCCGTCATCTAGGATTGGGCCCGAGCTCCTCGGGTACCTTGAATCGATACCAG ATGAAAGGATCGAGGAAATGATTGGTCGTGGACGCGAGATGAGATGCATGTGGGTGTATGCGGTAGATGCAGAGCCGTGCTCCGCCATGAGCGGTATCCTGTGGGAGCTGCAGAGGAAGGTGCGGCGGTTCCATCAATCGCCGGAAACGTTCTGGCTGCACAACAGGTCGATCGTGAACAGAGATCTGGTTGAGTTCCACAGCTGGAGAAGCCCTGTTCCGTTACCATGA
- the LOC133918649 gene encoding uncharacterized protein LOC133918649: MAGYPEDNQHALNGYEEEEVDEDEGHPGRRGGRDGGAGYGDNGGEDGRGAGGDSSGKIFVGGVAWETTEETFSKHFEKYGAIVDSVIMKDKHTKMPRGFGFVTFSDPSVIDKVLEDEHVIDGRTVEVKRTVPREEMSTKDGPKTRKIFIGGLPPSLTEDDLKDHFSSYGKVVEHQIMLDHSTGRSRGFGFVTFESEDSVERVISEGRMRDLGGKQVEIKKAEPKKHGSDHSSNGRSSHGGGGYRSSYRSGGGGGGSSGGGGGGSSSVGGSGGGYGYGGGYRSAAASGYYDSGAGAGAGYGYGRGYAYGGNAGFGPGYGGGYGGSMYGGAYGAYGAYGGGAYGGVAYGAGAYGAGAYGGAPGGYGASGYGSYGGAGGAGGGNAGARGSSRYHPYGK; encoded by the exons ATGGCGGGGTACCCGGAGGACAACCAGCACGCCCTGAACGgctacgaggaggaggaggtcgacgaGGATGAGGGCCACCCCGGGAGGCGGGGAGGCCGGGATGGGGGCGCCGGGTACGGCGATAACGGCGGAGAGGACGGGAGAGGGGCGGGCGGTGACTCGTCGGG GAAGATTTTCGTCGGAGGTGTTGCTTGGGAGACAACTGAAG AAACGTTCTCCAAGCATTTTGAGAAGTATGGGGCAATAGTTGATTCTGTAATTATGAAGGACAAGCATActaagatgcctcgtggatttGGATTTGTTACATTTTCTGATCCATCTGTTATAGACAAGGTTTTGGAGGATGAGCATGTTATAGATGGCAGAACG GTTGAAGTCAAGAGGACAGTCCCGAGGGAAGAAATGTCAACCAAAGATGGCCCCAAGACAAGAAAGATCTTCATTGGTGGGCTACCACCATCACTAACTGAAG ATGATTTGAAGGACCACTTTTCCTCGTATGGTAAGGTGGTTGAACATCAGATAATGCTTGATCATAGCACTGGGCGTTCAAGAGGGTTTGGCTTTGTCACTTTCGAAAGCGAGGATTCTGTTGAAAGGGTCATATCAGAAGGGAGAATGCGTGACCTTGGTGGGAAACAG GTTGAAATTAAGAAGGCCGAACCAAAGAAACATGGGTCTGATCACAGTAGCAATGGGAGATCTAGTCATGGGGGTGGTGGCTACCGCAGTTCTTACCGtagtggtggaggtggtggtggtagtagtggcggcggcggcggcggcagcagcagtgTTGGTGGCAGTGGTGGAGGTTATGGATATGGTGGTGGTTATCGATCTGCTGCTGCTTCAGGTTATTATGATAGCGGTGCAGGTGCAGGAGCAGGATATGGCTATGGTAGAGGGTACGCCTATGGAGGCAATGCTGGGTTTGGGCCTGGTTATGGTGGTGGTTATGGCGGCTCCATGTATGGAGGTGCTTATGGTGCATATGGTGCCTACGGAGGGGGTGCCTATGGAGGGGTTGCCTATGGAGCTGGTGCATATGGAGCTGGTGCCTATGGTGGAGCCCCAGGTGGTTATGGTGCCAGTGGATATGGTAGTTACGGGGGAGCAGGTGGTGCTGGTGGCGGGAATGCTGGTGCTCGGGGTTCCAGCAGGTACCACCCATATGGAAAATAA
- the LOC133918648 gene encoding probable glucuronosyltransferase Os03g0107900 isoform X2, translated as MRQQHHACSRAHQVGALLLVAATFVLTRLFDRLLLPDTSASSSYSSSSFFGAADAALRIYVYAEGEIDGLRALLRGRDGTVPAATCLKGQWGTQVKIHQFLLNSRFRTLNKDEANLFFVPSYVKCVRMTGALSDKEINHTYVKVLSQMPYFRRSGGRDHIFVFPSGAGAHLFRSWSTFLNRSIILTPEGDRTDKRGTSAFNTWKDIIVPGNVDDSMVKSNARAVQPIPLTKRKYLANFLGRAQGKVGRLRLVELAKQYPDKLESPELKLSGPNKLGRIDYFKHLRNAKFCLAPRGESSWTLRFYESFFVECVPVILSDEVELPFQNVIDYSKISIKWPSSRIGPELLGYLESIPAMKQLHPGAGAALPKRSPLQLLHPSFWALDLCSFSWQVAFTSDDDSLHMHGFGLRTLTEAVEYLRF; from the exons atGCGGCAGCAGCACCACGCCTGCAGCCGGGCCCACCAGGTGGGCGCCCTCCTCCTGGTCGCCGCCACCTTCGTCCTCACCCGTCTAttcgaccgcctcctcctccccgacacaTCTGCTTCGTCATcgtactcctcctcctccttctttggAGCTGCAGACGCCGCACTCCGCATCTATGTCTACGCCGAGGGCGAGATCGACGGCCTGCGCGCCCTGCTCCGCGGCCGCGACGGCACCGTCCCCGCTGCCACCTGCCTCAAGGGCCAGTGGGGCACCCAG GTGAAGATCCACCAGTTTCTTCTCAACTCAAGGTTTAGAACACTCAACAAGGACGAAGCAAATCTCTTCTTCGTTCCCAGCTATGTTAAGTGTGTTCGCATGACAGGGGCACTCAGTGATAAAGAAATCAATCACACCTATGTCAAG GTTCTCAGTCAGATGCCATATTTCCGTAGATCAGGTGGGCGTGACCACATTTTTGTCTTCCCAAG TGGTGCTGGAGCTCACCTATTTCGCTCATGGTCGACATTTCTGAATCGATCTATCATCCTTACTCCAGAG GGTGACCGTACTGACAAACGAGGTACAAGTGCATTTAATACATGGAAAGATATTATTGTACCCGGTAATGTGGACGATTCTATGGTGAAGTCCAATGCGCGTGCTGTCCAACCGATCCCATTAACGAAAAGGAAATACCTAGCAAACTTCCTTGGACGTGCCCAGGGAAAAGTAGGCCGCCTTCGACTGGTGGAGCTTGCAAAGCAGTATCCTGACAAG CTGGAGTCTCCAGAACTGAAGTTGTCTGGCCCTAACAAATTGGGAAGGATCGATTACTTCAAGCACCTGAGGAATGCAAAGTTCTGCTTGGCTCCTCGTGGCGAGTCGTCGTGGACACTTCGGTTTTATGAATCCTTCTTTGTG GAATGTGTGCCAGTGATCTTGTCAGATGAAGTTGAGCTTCCTTTCCAGAATGTTATCGACTACAGCAAAATATCAATAAAGTGGCCGTCATCTAGGATTGGGCCCGAGCTCCTCGGGTACCTTGAATCGATACCAG CTATGAAGCAACTTCATCCAGGCGCAGGCGCAGCTTTGCCAAAGAGATCACCACTGCAGCTGTTGCATCCGTCTTTCTG GGCTTTGGATCTCTGTTCGTTCTCCTGGCAAGTGGCGTTTACTTCTGACGATGACAGCTTGCATATGCATGGTTTTGGCTTGCGAACTCTTACAGAAGCAGTAGAATATCTAAGATTTTGA